tccttccttccttctctccctctctcctttctcctttccctgctaCTGACaagcatgtatgtatgtatatatgtatgtgtttgtgtatgcagtgtacatgtacatatgtgtatatgtgtgtatatgcatgtatttgtgtgtgtatatatgtgtgtgtgtgtgtgcgtgtgtgtatgtgtagccATGGTGGGAGGGACCATTTACCTGGATAAGGCGCACAGGGTTCTGCATGATGTCCTCTCCCCCAAAAAGGTAGAGTCTTTGGTCTTTCACAGCGACTGCAGGGTGGAGGACCCCCAGTGGCATGCTGGCCATCCTCTCCCAGACGTTGCAGATGCTGTCATATCTCTCCATGGAGCCCATGACCCCCTGTCCGTCTCCAATCCCCCCGATGGAGAAGATGAAGTTCTTGTGGGCAGTGCTTCTGTGGGAGTAGCGGGCTGCCAGCATGGGCTGCCCCAACCTCCACTGATTGAATTTCAGGGAGAAGATGTAGACCTTGGGACTGGGCACACTGTTCCCCGCGTCCACCGCCATGCCTCCCAGCAGGTAGATGCTGTGGTGCAAGGTGACGGCCGAGGCCTTATACAGCCGGGCCGGGAGTTTGGCAAGGCTCTGCCATTGGCCGGTCTGTCCGTCGTACAgcaggacgtccctggtggtctgCTGGTTGTCCTTCCTTCCACCCAAGAGGATGAGGAAGTCTTGGTAAGAGTTTCTTGGGGGGACATGCCACAGAGGTTGGAGGCCCGGGGCACTGGTGGTGCTGTACGGAGAAAATATCTGCCTCTTGGCTGTCTCCAAGATGGTCTGGCAGGGGGGCGAGGACTGCAGGAGGGCGTCGTTGGCGATGAAGTGGTAGAAGAAGGCTGGGTGGACGTACTGCAGCCTGACCTGCTTGAACAGTTCCTGCATGTATTGCTTCCGGGTCTGGAGGTCATGCTTGATCCAAACCATGAGGGCCTCGAACACCTTCTCCTCCTCCGCACAGAGCCCGTCATCTCCCAGGTAGTCTATCAGTTCCAAGGCCCAGAGCTCCTTCAAATCAGCCGATGCGGCCACCTCTGGGAAGTACGTCAGGGCCACCTCCCTGGCTTTCTTCCTGAGGGTCTCACAGCTGAAGATTTCAGAGAGTCTGATCATGCCCAGGCAGTTGCTGGGGGCCAGCTGGCTCTGGAGGAAGGAGGAGCAGGCCTCAAGCAGCCTGGGGTACTGCAGCATGGAGGCGGCCTCCATCAGGGGCAGGACACCTTCCACTGTGATGTGTGCCTCGCCCGTGTACACATACAGGATGATCCGCTCCAGAGTTGCGGAGTCGAGGCCTTTCAGCTGGACTTTGGGCTCGCTGCTCTCCCGGAAGTTGCTGCAGAACATGGCCCGGAAGTAGGGGCTGCTGGAGGCCAGCACGCTGCGGTGGCAGGGGATCTCCCAGGCCCCCGTGCAGATGCTCACGTCAGTCAGGATCCTGCTTTGCCTCAAGCCATTGAGCTGCCTCAACAAGTCAGAGGAGAAGTCATGGTCTTTGAAGAGCAGCCCATCTGGCGATTCCTCGTCCATCCTACAGAGATGGGGAGAAGTCCCGAGAGGGAGCACGTGCTGGAGGGTTTAGCTGCGGCGGCTCCAAGACTTAGAGCACCTATGTCCGTTCACCAAGACGCCTGTGGGTATTG
The sequence above is drawn from the Tursiops truncatus isolate mTurTru1 chromosome 17, mTurTru1.mat.Y, whole genome shotgun sequence genome and encodes:
- the KLHL38 gene encoding kelch-like protein 38, whose amino-acid sequence is MDEESPDGLLFKDHDFSSDLLRQLNGLRQSRILTDVSICTGAWEIPCHRSVLASSSPYFRAMFCSNFRESSEPKVQLKGLDSATLERIILYVYTGEAHITVEGVLPLMEAASMLQYPRLLEACSSFLQSQLAPSNCLGMIRLSEIFSCETLRKKAREVALTYFPEVAASADLKELWALELIDYLGDDGLCAEEEKVFEALMVWIKHDLQTRKQYMQELFKQVRLQYVHPAFFYHFIANDALLQSSPPCQTILETAKRQIFSPYSTTSAPGLQPLWHVPPRNSYQDFLILLGGRKDNQQTTRDVLLYDGQTGQWQSLAKLPARLYKASAVTLHHSIYLLGGMAVDAGNSVPSPKVYIFSLKFNQWRLGQPMLAARYSHRSTAHKNFIFSIGGIGDGQGVMGSMERYDSICNVWERMASMPLGVLHPAVAVKDQRLYLFGGEDIMQNPVRLIQVYHISRNTWFKMETRMIKNVCAPAVVLGERIVIVGGYTRRILAYDPQSNKFVKCADMKDRRMHHGATVMGNKLYVTGGRHLTTDCSIEDSASFDCYDPETDTWTSQGQLPHKLFDHACLTLRCIPHPSTTP